The following are encoded together in the Aerococcus mictus genome:
- a CDS encoding sensor histidine kinase, translated as MRYLYQQLASFAILVLVTVCGLSFTFFRYTESQIYQQVFDDLETVYSEIQGRQVSREMLEEAQNWFEDSFQIKIFWYNADNQRIYPQSLTDKDNGDYAEQGLPQDDIVFMKEKGRLGLFDFDLGFTGDSPDAYAIAVPLEDGDSGDYSGYLVIGQAAGGIRQTINKLKANIFQGVAISVVAAVILAIMMARYQTSRINRLRQATRSVTQGHYLQIPSAHRDELDDLADDFNDMTASLAESEVEIERQESMRHQLIMDIAHELRTPLTTMNGLLEGLRYHIFPKDKEERSLELLHKETQRLIRLVNDNLDYEKIRAHEIVLNRVTFPVKSVLEELVIQAKELTDKKDDRIVLHCPDDLTVYADMDRFRQIIFNLVHNAIQFTESGTITIDAALGEDQWTTIRVRDTGIGMTESELANIWERFYKVDQSRKASAYGESGLGLSIVKQLMKVHQADIRVTSEVDKGTQFTLRFPPESQIKAKNKKQESTTSDSQTSDDASDPTDPS; from the coding sequence TTGCGTTACTTATACCAACAATTAGCTTCCTTTGCGATTTTGGTCTTGGTGACGGTGTGTGGACTCTCCTTTACCTTTTTTCGTTACACGGAGAGTCAGATCTACCAACAGGTCTTTGATGATTTGGAGACCGTCTATTCCGAAATCCAAGGCCGGCAAGTGTCTCGCGAGATGCTAGAAGAGGCCCAGAATTGGTTTGAAGATTCCTTTCAGATTAAGATTTTCTGGTATAACGCGGATAACCAACGCATTTATCCCCAGTCCCTCACTGACAAGGATAATGGCGACTATGCGGAACAAGGCTTGCCCCAAGATGACATTGTTTTCATGAAAGAAAAGGGCCGCTTAGGCTTGTTTGACTTCGACCTGGGCTTTACAGGGGATAGTCCCGATGCCTATGCCATTGCCGTCCCCTTAGAAGACGGCGATTCGGGCGACTACTCGGGTTATTTGGTGATTGGCCAGGCCGCGGGTGGGATTCGCCAAACCATTAACAAGTTAAAGGCCAATATCTTTCAAGGTGTGGCGATTTCGGTGGTAGCCGCGGTGATCCTCGCCATTATGATGGCCCGCTACCAAACTTCGCGGATCAACCGCCTGCGTCAGGCTACGCGCTCGGTAACCCAAGGCCATTATCTGCAAATCCCTTCCGCCCACCGCGATGAGTTAGATGACTTGGCTGATGACTTCAACGATATGACGGCTTCCCTCGCCGAATCGGAAGTAGAGATCGAGCGCCAAGAAAGTATGCGCCATCAATTGATTATGGATATCGCCCACGAATTGCGGACCCCGCTCACTACCATGAACGGCCTCTTGGAGGGCTTGCGCTACCATATCTTCCCCAAGGACAAGGAAGAACGGAGCTTGGAGCTCTTGCACAAGGAAACCCAGCGCTTGATCCGTTTAGTTAACGATAACTTGGACTATGAGAAAATCCGGGCCCATGAAATTGTCCTTAACCGGGTGACTTTTCCCGTTAAGTCGGTTCTAGAAGAACTGGTGATCCAGGCTAAGGAACTGACCGATAAGAAGGACGACCGGATTGTCTTGCATTGTCCCGATGATTTAACGGTTTATGCCGATATGGACCGCTTCCGGCAAATTATTTTTAACCTGGTCCACAATGCCATTCAATTTACTGAATCCGGCACCATCACCATCGATGCTGCCCTCGGCGAAGACCAGTGGACCACCATTCGCGTGCGCGACACCGGGATCGGGATGACCGAGAGCGAATTAGCCAATATTTGGGAACGCTTCTATAAGGTCGACCAGTCACGTAAGGCTTCAGCTTATGGGGAATCCGGCCTTGGTTTATCCATTGTGAAGCAACTTATGAAAGTCCACCAAGCCGATATCCGGGTGACTAGCGAAGTGGATAAGGGCACCCAGTTTACCCTGCGTTTCCCGCCTGAAAGTCAAATCAAGGCTAAAAATAAAAAGCAAGAGTCGACGACCAGTGACTCGCAAACAAGTGACGACGCCTCTGACCCAACTGATCCCAGCTAG
- a CDS encoding VanZ family protein → MIFLGPLYHLLAYLLADRVNHFPLIRLLVFSLDKTILYVLIFIAISVLIAYLKKRRQPQWQVDWSKYGHVLTFFIYLVLLLHLTVLRYDWQWWRLSLVPGVSLKDFHWLPLVDTIKLAYGDSSFSYWYNFFGNVLWFIPFGWLLAYFFRGQRSFFRVLLMGMGFSFMIECGQLFLGTGLGHIDDVIFNSMGVVIGHFAYDFKHFFLMKHESR, encoded by the coding sequence ATGATTTTTCTCGGCCCCCTTTATCACTTACTCGCTTACTTATTGGCGGACCGGGTGAATCATTTTCCCCTGATCCGCCTCTTAGTTTTTTCCCTGGATAAAACCATCCTCTATGTTTTAATTTTTATCGCTATTTCCGTCTTAATCGCCTATCTTAAAAAGCGCCGCCAACCCCAGTGGCAGGTCGATTGGTCCAAGTACGGCCACGTCTTAACCTTCTTTATCTACTTGGTCCTCCTCCTTCACCTCACGGTCTTGCGTTACGACTGGCAGTGGTGGCGTTTATCCCTGGTCCCTGGTGTCTCTTTAAAGGACTTCCATTGGTTGCCCTTGGTGGATACCATTAAACTGGCCTATGGGGATTCCAGTTTTTCCTATTGGTATAACTTTTTTGGCAATGTCTTGTGGTTTATTCCCTTTGGCTGGTTGCTGGCCTATTTCTTCCGCGGACAACGGAGTTTCTTCCGGGTCCTCCTTATGGGGATGGGCTTTTCCTTTATGATTGAATGTGGCCAGCTCTTCCTGGGGACGGGCCTTGGCCATATTGATGACGTGATTTTTAACAGTATGGGCGTGGTGATTGGCCATTTTGCCTATGACTTTAAACATTTCTTCCTAATGAAACATGAAAGCAGGTAA
- a CDS encoding class I SAM-dependent rRNA methyltransferase, producing MRTLTLKKRASQAARAGRLLLKEQDFVKPPHFEEGDLVQVQDQAGDFLALAYLARQNKGIGWIYSYDRQTKWGQDFFQDLFQSAKDKRQGLFHDDLTTAFRVFNGEGDGLGGLTVDYYAGYLLLQWYSLGIYQNKAAINEALKAVYPEAIAMEGKNRFKSQAVPHKNERLWGRATDQPVMIKENGINYVTRLADGWMTGIFLDQRLVRDYLMSRLALGKRVLNTFSYTGAFSLAAAMGGAVSTTSVDLANRTKELTAEQFAANGIDLGDNHKVYVMDTFDYFAYAKRHGLTYDVIVMDPPSFARNGKQIFKVTEQYPQLVHDALEILSPGGYLICSTNAANYSPKAFQADINQGAKAGGHQINLVESFHLPDDFPVPPLSSESDYLKVKVYQKQK from the coding sequence ATGCGAACACTCACTCTGAAGAAACGCGCCAGTCAAGCGGCTCGCGCGGGACGCTTATTATTAAAAGAACAGGACTTCGTCAAGCCGCCCCACTTTGAAGAGGGCGACCTGGTCCAAGTCCAAGACCAAGCCGGCGACTTTCTTGCCTTAGCCTACCTGGCCCGACAAAACAAGGGTATCGGTTGGATCTATAGCTATGACCGCCAGACCAAGTGGGGGCAAGACTTCTTCCAAGATCTCTTCCAAAGCGCCAAGGACAAGCGCCAGGGGCTCTTCCACGATGACTTGACCACGGCCTTCCGGGTCTTTAACGGGGAGGGCGATGGTTTAGGGGGCTTGACGGTGGATTATTATGCCGGCTACTTGCTCCTGCAATGGTATTCTCTAGGAATTTATCAGAACAAAGCAGCCATTAATGAAGCCTTAAAGGCAGTCTATCCTGAAGCCATTGCCATGGAAGGGAAAAACCGCTTCAAGAGCCAAGCCGTCCCTCATAAAAATGAAAGACTCTGGGGCCGAGCAACAGACCAACCGGTAATGATTAAGGAGAACGGGATCAATTATGTGACCCGGCTGGCAGACGGCTGGATGACCGGGATCTTCCTAGACCAGAGACTGGTCCGCGATTACCTGATGTCAAGATTAGCCTTGGGAAAACGGGTGCTCAACACTTTTTCCTATACCGGAGCCTTTTCTCTGGCGGCTGCTATGGGTGGGGCCGTGTCAACTACTTCAGTGGACCTGGCCAACCGGACCAAGGAACTCACTGCCGAACAGTTTGCAGCCAATGGGATCGACCTAGGAGATAATCATAAGGTTTATGTTATGGATACCTTTGATTATTTTGCCTATGCTAAGCGCCATGGCCTGACCTATGATGTGATCGTGATGGACCCGCCCAGTTTTGCTCGTAATGGTAAGCAGATCTTCAAGGTGACGGAACAATACCCCCAACTGGTCCACGATGCCCTGGAGATCCTCAGCCCGGGTGGGTATCTGATCTGTTCCACCAATGCGGCCAACTATTCGCCCAAAGCCTTCCAGGCGGATATTAACCAGGGAGCCAAGGCTGGTGGGCATCAGATTAACTTAGTAGAAAGTTTCCACCTGCCTGATGATTTTCCAGTACCGCCTCTTAGTTCTGAGAGCGATTATCTAAAGGTTAAGGTCTACCAAAAGCAGAAATAG
- a CDS encoding response regulator transcription factor yields MKILMIEDNTSVAEMLSMFLDQEAGWESHFSYDGQEGYDYFKAHEDEIDIVILDLNLPSKDGISICQDIRKSNQDVIIIMLTARDSESDQVLGLGLGADDYITKPFSPLTLVAKMHALLRRRDANDNRESQDQEEKSLIKTKYLTIDPNTREASFHGQAIANLTPKEFDILALLASHPKQVFTRDHLLTSLWEDPFYGDERTVDAHIKKLRQKMEKNGPQAIRTVWGVGYKYDESGEK; encoded by the coding sequence GTGAAAATTTTGATGATTGAAGATAATACCAGTGTGGCAGAAATGCTATCCATGTTCCTTGACCAAGAAGCGGGTTGGGAGAGTCATTTTTCCTATGATGGCCAAGAAGGGTACGACTACTTCAAGGCCCATGAAGATGAGATTGATATTGTGATTTTAGACCTCAACCTGCCGTCAAAGGATGGCATTAGTATCTGCCAAGATATTCGCAAAAGCAACCAAGATGTGATTATTATTATGCTGACAGCGCGGGATAGTGAGAGTGACCAAGTCTTGGGATTGGGATTGGGGGCGGATGATTATATTACTAAGCCCTTTAGTCCCTTAACTCTAGTGGCTAAGATGCACGCGCTACTGAGACGGCGGGATGCTAATGACAACCGGGAAAGCCAAGACCAAGAAGAGAAGAGTCTGATTAAGACCAAGTACTTAACCATTGATCCCAATACCCGGGAGGCTTCCTTCCACGGTCAAGCCATTGCGAATTTGACGCCCAAGGAATTTGATATTTTGGCCCTCTTAGCTTCCCACCCTAAGCAGGTCTTCACCCGCGACCACCTCTTGACCAGTTTGTGGGAAGATCCCTTCTACGGGGATGAGCGGACGGTGGATGCCCACATCAAAAAGCTCCGCCAAAAGATGGAAAAGAACGGCCCCCAAGCCATTCGAACCGTCTGGGGTGTGGGCTATAAGTATGATGAAAGTGGGGAGAAGTAA